One Pomacea canaliculata isolate SZHN2017 linkage group LG9, ASM307304v1, whole genome shotgun sequence DNA segment encodes these proteins:
- the LOC112572591 gene encoding LOW QUALITY PROTEIN: 5-aminolevulinate synthase, erythroid-specific, mitochondrial-like (The sequence of the model RefSeq protein was modified relative to this genomic sequence to represent the inferred CDS: deleted 1 base in 1 codon) has translation MNSIACPFLNKFSMSAVRQYAPQLLSIAKRCPVMAHTTVATHASMAGTPSSSTNSSTSRTASTATANPSAASLAESQPKCPFLQSEVTVRMTSQAQQEDTIVMEEDPEDLPKVTSSNFDYERFYARELDKKKQDHSYRTFRKVMRNASRFPMRKEHTGEVKDITVWCSNDYHGMSWHPAVIKAVREALEKHGAGAGGTRNISGNSPLHEELEREVAKLHQKEAGLVFSSCYVANDTTLFTLGKTLPGMHFFSDAGNHASMIQGIRNSGAKKHIFRHNDPDHLESLLKEVDPNVPKVVAFETVHSMDGSICPTNELCDVAHKYGALTFVDEVHAVGLYGEHGAGVGEQDGCLHKMDIISGTLGKAYGNMGGYIVGSANFVDMIRSYGSGFIFTTSLPPTILSGALAAIRILASDEGRELRARQQKNVRYIREKLIAAGIPAMHSPSHIIPIHVGDAAKCTEASNLLINNYGIYVQSINYPTVARGSERLRLAPTAHHGQDMMDYFVESTASVWRSLGLPMHSQVHPKACESCRRDLSLEQLYQPEPICSRSNCTYQNMQAALA, from the exons ATGAACAGCATTGCTTGCCCCTTTTTGAACAAGTTCTCAATGAGTGCAGTCCGCCAGTATGCACCCCAGCTGCTGAGCATTGCCAAGCGATGCCCAGTGATGGCACATACCACTGTGGCCACCCATGCTTCTATGGCTGGAACGCCCTCCAGCTCCACTAACAGCTCCACAAGTCGCACAGCCTCAACCGCCACCGCTAATCCATCTGCTGCCAGCCTGGCTGAAA GTCAACCCAAGTGCCCTTTCCTGCAGAGTGAGGTCACTGTTCGCATGACCAGTCAAGCCCAGCAGGAGGACACCATTGTTATGGAGGAGGACCCTGAGGATCTCCCAAAAG TGACCTCTTCCAACTTTGACTATGAGAGATTCTATGCCAGAGAGCTTGACAAGAAGAAGCAAGACCACAGTTATCGAACCTTTCGCAAAGTGATGCGAAATGCGAGCAGGTTTCCG ATGCGAAAGGAACACACTGGCGAAGTGAAGGACATCACTGTGTGGTGCAGCAATGACTATCATGGCATGAGTTGGCATCCTGCTGTTATTAAGGCAGTCAG AGAAGCACTGGAGAAACATGGAGCTGGTGCAGGTGGCACCCGTAACATCTCTGGGAATTCCCCTCTTCATGAGGAGCTGGAGCGAGAAGTAGCAAAGCTGCATCAGAAGGAAGCTGGCCTCGTTTTCAGCTCCTGTTACGTGGCTAATGACACCACATTGTTTACTCTAGGAAAGACACTTCCAG GAATGCATTTCTTCTCGGATGCTGGTAATCATGCCTCCATGATTCAAGGGATCCGCAACAGTGGTGCAAAGAAGCACATCTTTCGCCACAACGACCCAGACCATCTTGAAAGTCTTCTGAAGGAAGTTGACCCCAACGTGCCGAAGGTTGTGGCCTTTGAAACCGTTCATTCTATGGATG GATCCATCTGCCCAACCAATGAACTGTGTGACGTGGCTCACAAATACGGTGCCTTGACATTTGTGGATGAGGTTCATGCTGTTGGCCTCTATGGAGAGCATGGGGCAGGGGTGGGTGAACAAGATGGCTGCCTTCACAAGATGGACATCATATCTGGCACGCTGG GCAAAGCTTATGGCAACATGGGAGGCTACATAGTGGGTTCTGCAAACTTTGTGGACATGATACGAAGTTATGGATCTGGATTCATCTTCACCACATCTTTACCACCCACTATTCTCTCGGGTGCCCTTGCAGCCATTAGG ATTTTGGCAAGTgatgaagggagagaactgagaGCTCGCCAGCAGAAAAATGTACGCTATATCCGCGAGAAACTTATAGCAGCTGGCATACCTGCCATGCACAGTCCTAGCCATATCATACCAATTCAT GTTGGTGATGCTGCTAAATGCACAGAAGCCTCCAATCTGCTTATAAATAACTATGGCATCTACGTCCAGTCCATCAACTACCCAACAGTTGCCCGTGGCTCTGAGCGTCTGCGCCTGGCACCAACAGCCCACCATGGCCAGGACATGATGGACTACTTTGTTGAGTCCACAGCCAGTGTGTGGCGCAGTCTTGGACTGCCCATGCACAGCCAGGTTCATCCCAAGGCCTGCGAGAGCTGTCGTCGGGATCTCTCATTGGAGCAGCTGTATCAGCCGGAGCCTATCTGCAGCCGGTCTAACTGCACTTACCAAAACATGCAAGCTGCTTTGGCCTGA